Proteins encoded together in one Scyliorhinus torazame isolate Kashiwa2021f chromosome 20, sScyTor2.1, whole genome shotgun sequence window:
- the LOC140396852 gene encoding bone morphogenetic protein 10-like has translation MRSWTLPLFACVCTVLPWTASYPIDNRPGEQGGDTYLLQHPVQQQDLSSLLTSNHSARTLNWPGGVELAPSKVEPPQYMIELYNRFATDRTSIPSSNVVRSFKNEDVSVSNQTNGVRIHSLLFNVSVPRHEEITMAELRLYTLVDTDRRMYKGVDRKVTIYQVDELQSGEMGDHSGLVKLAKRHIYGKDGGWETFDVTEAIVRWSKSEETTHRLQVHIENMEQLNLEDANLDIDMKPETKHVPLLIVFSDDRSGMKKEAIEELEQMIGHEQDVTFNDVEVGNDGINLSEETLLQRRSNMLYDTSSRIRRNAKISFCKRIPLYVEFKEIKWDSWIIAPTGYEAYECKGSCNYPLTEQVTPTKHAIVQTLVNLHNPNMAAKACCVPTKLEPISILYLDDAGVVTYKFKYEGMVVAECGCR, from the exons ATGAGGAGCTGGACTCTGCCGCTTtttgcctgtgtgtgcacagtgctGCCCTGGACAGCCAGCTATCCCATCGACAACAGGcctggggagcagggtggggacaCATACCTGCTCCAACACCCTGTCCAGCAGCAGGATCTCAGCAGCCTGTTGACCAGTAACCACTCGGCCAGAACTCTCAACTGGCCTGGCGGCGTGGAGCTGGCCCCCTCCAAGGTGGAGCCCCCTCAGTACATGATCGAGCTGTACAACAGGTTTGCAACCGACAggacctccatcccctcctccaacgTCGTCAGGAGCTTCAAGAACGAAG ACGTCTCAGTCTCCAATCAGACTAATGGTGTGAGGATCCACTCTCTCCTCTTCAATGTGTCAGTGCCTCGCCATGAAGAAATCACCATGGCTGAACTCCGACTCTACACCTTGGTGGATACAGACAGGAGAATGTACAAGGGGGTGGACAGGAAAGTCACCATTTACCAAGTGGATGAGCTACAAAGTGGAGAGATGGGAGACCACTCTGGTCTCGTCAAATTAGCAAAAAGACACATTTATGGCAAAGACGGTGGTTGGGAGACCTTTGATGTGACAGAAGCCATCGTGAGATGGTCAAAATCCGAGGAGACCACTCATAGACTTCAGGTACACATCGAAAACATGGAGCAGCTAAATTTGGAAGATGCAAATCTTGACATAGACATGAAGCCAGAGACTAAGCATGTGCCTTTGCTCATAGTCTTCTCTGATGATCGAAGCGGCATGAAGAAAGAAGCTATTGAAGAGTTGGAGCAGATGATTGGCCACGAACAAGATGTGACCTTTAATGACGTCGAGGTGGGAAATGATGGCATCAACTTGAGTGAAGAGACCTTGCTGCAAAGGAGGTCAAACATGCTTTACGACACATCATCGAGGATCAGGAGGAATGCCAAGATTAGCTTCTGTAAAAGGATCCCCCTTTACGTTGAATTTAAGGAGATCAAGTGGGATTCCTGGATCATAGCCCCAACAGGATATGAAGCATACGAGTGCAAAGGCTCCTGTAACTACCCCCTGACTGAGCAAGTTACCCCCACCAAACATGCGATTGTTCAAACTCTGGTCAATCTTCACAATCCCAACATGGCAGCCAAAGCTTGCTGTGTTCCCACCAAACTGGAGCCCATCTCCATTCTCTATTTGGATGATGCGGGTGTAGTTACATATAAATTCAAGTATGAAGGCATGGTAGTGGCAGAATGTGGCTGTAGATAG